A region of Pontiella agarivorans DNA encodes the following proteins:
- a CDS encoding phosphoenolpyruvate carboxykinase (GTP) gives MSAPTTNQKLLDWVAEVETMCTPDQVVWCDGSKEEYDRLMAEMVETGMAIKLNEEKRPNSYAFNSDPSDVARVESRTFIASVKEEDSGPTNNWVDPNELKKTMTELYTGCMKGRTMYVIPFSMGPIGSPIAKNAIEITDSPYVVTNMHIMTRVSTEVLRLIEKEDFFIPCLHSVGSPLAEGEKDCRWPCAPIEDKYIAHFPDENLIWSYGSGYGGNALLGKKCLALRIASAMAGREGWMAEHMLILRFISPEGKKYHVAAAFPSACGKTNLAMLQSTVPGWKVETIGDDIAWMKQGDDGRLYAINPEAGFFGVAPFTSKETNPMAMASLDKDCIYTNVVVTPDLDVWWEDMNVPIEKGTDWLNRPWTPDMKDENGKPLKGAHPNSRFTAPARNCPSICPDWEDPAGVPIDIFVFGGKRTSTVPLVHEAFDFEQGVFMGATASSEPTAAALDLGNVSLRFDPFAMTPFIGYHAGDYMQHWFDMGEKLGDKAPKVFYVNWFQKDENGFIWPGFGENSRVLKWMCDRVDGKVGARETAIGLMPEDGDINLDGLDLSADAWEKLMKVDKDAYKATVADARAYLAKLGDKLPAKMTEQLDKLEARLNA, from the coding sequence ATGAGTGCTCCCACAACGAATCAGAAGCTGCTGGACTGGGTAGCTGAAGTAGAAACCATGTGCACACCGGATCAGGTGGTATGGTGTGACGGTTCCAAAGAAGAATATGACCGCCTGATGGCCGAGATGGTTGAAACAGGAATGGCGATCAAGCTGAATGAAGAAAAACGCCCGAATTCTTATGCGTTTAACTCCGATCCTTCTGATGTTGCCCGTGTTGAAAGCCGTACTTTCATTGCTTCCGTTAAGGAAGAAGATTCCGGCCCGACCAATAACTGGGTGGACCCGAATGAGCTGAAAAAGACCATGACAGAACTCTACACCGGCTGCATGAAAGGCCGTACAATGTATGTGATTCCGTTCTCCATGGGTCCGATCGGTTCTCCGATTGCTAAGAATGCGATTGAAATCACCGATTCGCCTTATGTGGTCACGAACATGCATATCATGACGCGAGTTTCTACAGAAGTTCTGCGTTTGATTGAGAAAGAAGATTTCTTCATTCCCTGTCTGCATTCCGTAGGTTCTCCGCTGGCCGAAGGCGAAAAAGACTGCCGCTGGCCGTGCGCCCCGATCGAAGACAAATATATTGCCCATTTCCCCGACGAAAACCTGATCTGGTCCTACGGTTCTGGATACGGTGGAAACGCGCTGCTGGGTAAGAAATGCCTGGCGCTGCGTATTGCATCCGCCATGGCCGGCCGTGAAGGCTGGATGGCTGAACACATGCTCATTCTGCGCTTCATCAGCCCGGAAGGTAAAAAATATCACGTGGCTGCGGCGTTCCCGTCTGCCTGCGGTAAAACCAATCTCGCCATGCTGCAGTCCACCGTACCGGGCTGGAAAGTGGAAACGATCGGTGATGACATCGCCTGGATGAAACAGGGTGATGACGGCCGTCTGTATGCCATCAACCCGGAAGCCGGCTTCTTTGGTGTGGCTCCGTTCACTTCCAAAGAAACCAACCCGATGGCCATGGCCTCTCTCGACAAAGACTGCATCTATACCAACGTGGTTGTGACACCGGATCTGGATGTCTGGTGGGAAGACATGAATGTGCCGATCGAAAAAGGTACGGATTGGCTGAACCGCCCGTGGACGCCGGACATGAAAGATGAAAACGGCAAGCCGCTCAAGGGTGCACACCCGAACAGCCGCTTCACGGCACCTGCAAGAAACTGTCCGTCGATCTGCCCGGACTGGGAAGATCCGGCCGGTGTTCCGATTGATATCTTCGTATTCGGTGGTAAACGTACTTCCACCGTTCCGCTGGTTCACGAAGCCTTTGACTTCGAACAGGGCGTATTCATGGGGGCAACCGCTTCCTCCGAGCCGACCGCTGCTGCGCTCGACCTCGGTAATGTTTCCCTGCGCTTCGACCCGTTCGCCATGACGCCGTTCATCGGCTACCACGCCGGCGACTACATGCAGCATTGGTTCGATATGGGTGAAAAACTCGGAGACAAAGCTCCGAAGGTTTTCTATGTGAACTGGTTCCAGAAAGATGAAAATGGATTCATCTGGCCTGGCTTCGGTGAAAACAGCCGCGTACTGAAATGGATGTGCGACCGTGTAGACGGAAAAGTCGGTGCCCGCGAAACAGCGATCGGCCTGATGCCGGAAGATGGCGACATCAACCTCGACGGTCTGGACCTTTCGGCTGATGCCTGGGAAAAACTGATGAAGGTCGACAAGGATGCTTACAAAGCGACCGTGGCTGACGCTCGTGCATACCTCGCCAAGTTGGGCGACAAACTGCCGGCGAAGATGACGGAACAGCTCGACAAGCTCGAAGCTCGTCTGAATGCCTAA
- the rpoD gene encoding RNA polymerase sigma factor RpoD gives MAVSKKKTSANKTADTTKNSNKPASEKETTKPIKVSKKAAAPGSKLTPAKKAAKKAPAKKTAAKKAPAKKKAVKKTEAAESKPVVAEVPKTQEQRVAATVAAVDEATAGGVSLMDREERNDRIKELMALASEHGFLTFEDINEAFPEDLVVVEDIDKIVGLLQSMEIDIIKQDDVEEYQARLEKEQADKQSARSDVLDDPVRMYLKQMGQVPLLTREQEVEISMRIEEAEIATTSMFNRLGCAKDAYLGVIERLEQGKERFDRIISDKHVECREDYFNDLPKVLKGIDRNSDLKLKYYLEYTKAKKGSPEEKKALKNFDKAQGRLSDYFKQLHFKQKAIEDVVPEVDKYHHKMEHLLSEVDRLKKSRAKSANADLRAVRKEIKELETYLNMEQKEFEKHYADLRVWLRKGLKAKTEMIEANLRLVISIAKKYTNRGLSFLDLIQEGNMGLMKAVEKFEYRRGYKFSTYATWWIRQAITRSIADQARTIRIPVHMIETINKLMRIQKQLLQEFGREASPEELADEMDLPVERVRAILKIAQQPISLQSPIGDSDDTHFGDFIEDKSAEKPDEMTAFSLLKEKIGDVLMTLTDREQEVLTLRFGLVDGYPRTLEEVGRKFNVTRERIRQIEAKALRKMRHPTRIRKLEGFLDGE, from the coding sequence ATGGCTGTTTCGAAAAAGAAGACCTCTGCGAATAAAACTGCTGACACCACAAAAAACTCCAATAAGCCCGCGTCCGAAAAGGAAACAACCAAACCGATCAAAGTTTCGAAGAAAGCCGCCGCTCCCGGCTCAAAGCTGACTCCGGCAAAAAAAGCTGCAAAGAAGGCCCCGGCAAAAAAAACGGCTGCGAAAAAAGCACCGGCAAAAAAGAAAGCGGTGAAAAAAACCGAAGCGGCGGAATCGAAACCTGTGGTTGCTGAAGTGCCGAAAACGCAGGAGCAGAGAGTTGCCGCCACGGTTGCTGCTGTTGATGAGGCCACGGCGGGCGGTGTTTCTCTGATGGATCGCGAAGAGCGCAATGACCGCATCAAAGAACTGATGGCGCTGGCCTCTGAACATGGCTTTCTGACCTTTGAAGATATCAATGAAGCCTTTCCGGAAGATCTGGTTGTTGTCGAAGACATCGATAAAATTGTGGGGCTTCTCCAAAGTATGGAAATCGACATTATCAAGCAGGATGATGTTGAAGAATATCAGGCACGGCTCGAAAAAGAACAGGCTGACAAACAGAGTGCACGTTCGGATGTGCTGGACGACCCGGTCAGAATGTACCTTAAGCAGATGGGTCAGGTGCCGTTGCTGACGCGTGAGCAGGAGGTGGAAATCTCCATGCGGATCGAAGAGGCGGAAATTGCAACCACCAGTATGTTCAATCGTCTGGGGTGTGCCAAAGATGCTTATCTCGGTGTCATTGAGCGTCTGGAGCAGGGTAAGGAGCGTTTTGACCGCATTATCTCCGATAAACATGTGGAGTGCCGTGAGGACTATTTCAATGATCTGCCGAAAGTACTCAAGGGAATCGATCGGAACAGTGATCTGAAGCTGAAGTACTATCTGGAATACACCAAAGCGAAGAAGGGCAGTCCTGAAGAAAAGAAAGCTTTGAAAAATTTCGACAAGGCGCAGGGACGGCTTTCGGATTATTTTAAGCAACTGCACTTCAAACAGAAAGCCATTGAGGATGTGGTTCCTGAAGTGGATAAATATCATCACAAGATGGAGCATCTGCTCAGCGAAGTGGACCGCCTGAAAAAGAGCCGCGCAAAAAGTGCAAATGCTGATTTGCGTGCAGTTCGCAAAGAGATCAAAGAGCTTGAAACGTATTTGAATATGGAGCAGAAGGAGTTTGAAAAGCACTATGCGGACCTGCGGGTCTGGCTCCGGAAGGGTCTGAAAGCTAAAACGGAAATGATTGAGGCCAACCTGCGTCTGGTGATTTCGATTGCGAAAAAATATACTAACCGCGGCCTCTCGTTCCTCGATCTGATTCAGGAAGGCAATATGGGCCTGATGAAAGCGGTGGAAAAGTTTGAGTACCGTCGCGGGTATAAATTCTCCACCTATGCAACGTGGTGGATTCGCCAGGCGATCACCCGGTCAATTGCCGACCAGGCTCGTACGATCCGTATTCCGGTTCACATGATTGAAACCATCAACAAGCTGATGCGTATCCAGAAACAGCTGCTTCAGGAGTTCGGGCGCGAAGCCTCGCCGGAAGAGCTGGCGGATGAGATGGATCTGCCGGTGGAACGTGTTCGCGCTATTCTTAAAATTGCGCAGCAACCGATTTCACTGCAGAGCCCGATCGGAGATTCCGACGATACCCATTTCGGTGATTTCATCGAGGATAAGTCGGCCGAAAAACCGGATGAAATGACCGCTTTCAGTCTGCTGAAAGAGAAAATCGGTGATGTGCTGATGACGTTAACCGACCGGGAGCAGGAAGTGCTGACGCTCCGTTTCGGCTTGGTGGATGGTTATCCGCGTACGCTGGAAGAAGTTGGTCGGAAGTTCAACGTAACGCGTGAACGTATTCGGCAGATTGAGGCGAAAGCACTGCGTAAAATGCGCCATCCGACCCGTATTCGGAAGCTCGAGGGGTTCCTCGACGGCGAATAA